The Obesumbacterium proteus DNA window GTGACTGGTTTGCATGTCGTTCAAGGCCATTCTCACAAACTCCTGTGTATTTTCCGGCAGGTTTTGTAAATCGCTCCACATCAGCCCAGCGCACTTATTGGGTTCTTGATTAACCGGAACGCCGTTAAAGCGCTCGGCCTCAAACCACAGATCGATATAGGTTCTTTCATCCGATTTGCGATGCAGCGTATACACCAGTTTAAGCGCCGATGGAGGAATGACAATACCAATTTCTTCTTCGGCCTCTCGTATCGCAGCGGTCAGCGCTGACTCGCCCTCTTCGACATGCCCCGCGGGTAAAGACCATTTGCCATCGTCAAATCCTGTATTTTTGCGCTGAAGCAGTAAAATACGTTGCTGCTGGCGAACAATAATATACACCGCCAGATAAGGCCTAAACTTAGACATCACAAACTCCCTCTGCGCTAAAAGCGTTATGGTAACAGCCTCTCACTGAGCTATACACCAATAGCCCACCACTTTTTGGCATGTTAAATCAAGATTGCTAGCTGTGTCATAACGCAAGTACACCACTTATGCTAAGCTCCGCGGTTCAAAAATGACTAAGAGATCTCCCATGCGCAAGATAACCATCGTCATGATCATCATGGCTGCCGCGGTATACGCATACAACTATATGTAACGTGGCTTTATGTGACATTGCTTTAAGTAACGTAGCTTTGATGTAATGTGATTTTGATTTAGATTGGCTAATAAGCTGGCGCTGCTTACCTAGGCATCGCCCTTTACTCTTTCTTCACGCCTCTCGCCTTTTCATAATAAATCCCAGCGCTTTGCTCCTGATAGCCCATAATAAATTTCAATTGTTCTCTTAAATCTATTAGAGTTGCCGTCCAAAATTATTAGGCACATATCAATGATCGAGCTTACTGAAAAGAATGCGCAATCCCGAACGCTAACGCTGCATAACAGGCTAAAAGTCGCTGAGATCCGCGCCGTAAAAATGAATGTGAGCTGGCTGTTAAGCGTGCAAATCGCGTTTGTCTTATTTGTTTTTTGTCGCGAGTATTTTTACGTCAGTCATAACATTCCAGCGGCTCCCGTTATTTCTACCCTGCTCGAACACGCCCTCATCTTAATTATGGTGATACTGTGCAGCTACATAGCCGTTTTGCGTTTTACTCGGGTGCTTGAAAAGCAGTTTAACCACGTCATGCTGGTCATCACGTTAAGCATCGGCGCGATGTGGTGCTTTATTCTTTCACTGTTGTTCTACAGTGACTTTGGCCACCTTATTTTTGCGATTTCAACGCTGCTGATGCTGTCGTCATTGATTGCGCTCTATCCTTCATCGCGTCATCTTTTTTTCGCCACTACGCCGATATGGGCGATCGTCGTTATACACGCGATGTTTTTTAGTAACGCCTTAAGCTTGGTTTATCTCGCGGGGTATTTGGTCTTTGCCGTCTTGTTCGAAACAGGGCGCCGCCTATTGCGTCGCTGGTTTGTGCTTGCGGTGACGCGTGAGCATCAAAATGTGCGGTTAGCCAATAAGCTCACGTTAATGTCGCAGCAAGATCCACTGACGGCGTTGGCTAATCGCCGCTATTTTGACCGCAAACTCCAGTTAGCTATTCAGGACTCAACCAAAACGGGGCGTCCCTTTTCTATTATCTTGATTGATGTCGATTACTTTAAGAAATATAACGATCGCTATGGTCATCAGGCAGGAGATTCATGTCTGATCCAATTAGCAAAATGTTTCCAACAGGCCGTGCGAAGCGCCCAAGATGTGGTGGGGCGCTATGGCGGCGAAGAGTTTATTATTTTGTTGCCGGATCAGGATAAATACGCCGCTGAAAAGGTCGCTGAGCGCCTTAAGGCCTTAGTCCTCGCTTTAGCACTGCCCCACGATCAATCAGACGTTTCCCCGTATGTTTCACTCAGCCAAGGCATTGCCCAGTGGCAGAATGGCGTGGATGCTAAAACGCTGATCGAAAATGCCGACCAAGCCCTGTATCTCGCCAAACAGCAAGGCCGCAATACAGCTCGCCTCGCGCCATAAGTAAAAATCCACCTCTTGAAGAGGTGGCTTTAAATGGGGCCCCCTAAAAGGGGGCCTTGTTCGTTTTAATCCTGTAATAACGCCATTTGCTGTTCGTATTCTTGGTCTTTCTTATCCTGATGCCTCACGTAGCGCCTGATAATTTCTTCGTTCACTCCAACTGTGTCGGCAAAATATCCCCTCGCCCAAAAATGATTACCCCACAGCTTCTTTCGTATATGCGGAAACTTGTTGTAGAGACGAATAGCTGTGCGCCCTTTCAGGACGCCCATCAGCGTTGAGATCGAGAGTTTCGGCGGGATCATCACGACAAGATGAACATGGTCTGGCTGAACATTCAGTTCAAGTACCTCACAATCTTTCATATTGCAAAGTATATAAACTGAGCGATAAAGCTCTTTACCTACCGCCCCTGCTAAAACCTTGTAGCGATACTTTGGCGTCCACACCAAGTGATATTTGCAACGCCAGAATACATGTGCTGAACTTCTATAACTGCTCATGTCAGTGATTTCCTTCTTACTTGTGGTGAGTAAGCTGGAATTTTCTGGCATGGGCTTCCTTCAGGCTATAGCCTCACAGGGACAATCACCACCTCCCGAGGAGGTGGTTTAAAGCTGACAACAAAAAAGCCAACCCGAAGGTTGGCTTTTAGTTATATCAGCGACAAGAATTACGCAGTGGTAGCTGGTTTCTTGTTACCGCGATACGGGCGACGCTGCTGTGACGAAGGTGCATCACCACGGGCTTCAGGTTTACGACCTTCTCCCGCCGCACGGCGCTGGCCGCCATTATTGCTGCGTGGTTTCTCGCCTGAACGAGCACCGTCGCGCGCCTGACCATTACCTTGGCTGCGGCCCTGAGACTGTCCGCGGCCTTGGCCTTGTCCACGTCCCTGACCACGACCTTGGCTTTGACGACCGTTTTGGATCGGATCGGCTTTAATGCTTGGATCTGGCTCGTAGCCTTCAATCGCAATACGTGGGATCTCACGTTTCAGCAAACGTTCGATATCACGCAGCAGCTTATGCTCATCCACACAGACTAAAGACAATGCTTCGCCAGTGGATTCGGCACGGCCAGTACGGCCGATACGGTGCACGTAATCTTCCGGCACGTTTGGCAGCTCAAAGTTAACCACGTGCGGTAACTGATCGATATCCAAGCCGCGCGCGGCGATATCGGTCGCTACGAGTACGCGAATCGAACCG harbors:
- a CDS encoding GGDEF domain-containing protein, giving the protein MIELTEKNAQSRTLTLHNRLKVAEIRAVKMNVSWLLSVQIAFVLFVFCREYFYVSHNIPAAPVISTLLEHALILIMVILCSYIAVLRFTRVLEKQFNHVMLVITLSIGAMWCFILSLLFYSDFGHLIFAISTLLMLSSLIALYPSSRHLFFATTPIWAIVVIHAMFFSNALSLVYLAGYLVFAVLFETGRRLLRRWFVLAVTREHQNVRLANKLTLMSQQDPLTALANRRYFDRKLQLAIQDSTKTGRPFSIILIDVDYFKKYNDRYGHQAGDSCLIQLAKCFQQAVRSAQDVVGRYGGEEFIILLPDQDKYAAEKVAERLKALVLALALPHDQSDVSPYVSLSQGIAQWQNGVDAKTLIENADQALYLAKQQGRNTARLAP
- a CDS encoding NUDIX hydrolase, whose amino-acid sequence is MSKFRPYLAVYIIVRQQQRILLLQRKNTGFDDGKWSLPAGHVEEGESALTAAIREAEEEIGIVIPPSALKLVYTLHRKSDERTYIDLWFEAERFNGVPVNQEPNKCAGLMWSDLQNLPENTQEFVRMALNDMQTSHYGSLGLGTEG
- the tnpA gene encoding IS200/IS605 family transposase; the encoded protein is MSSYRSSAHVFWRCKYHLVWTPKYRYKVLAGAVGKELYRSVYILCNMKDCEVLELNVQPDHVHLVVMIPPKLSISTLMGVLKGRTAIRLYNKFPHIRKKLWGNHFWARGYFADTVGVNEEIIRRYVRHQDKKDQEYEQQMALLQD